The Couchioplanes caeruleus sequence AGGGCGGCCCGACGCTGGCCGGCGCGTTCCTCGCCGCCGGGCTGGTCGACCGGGTCGTCGGGTACGTCGCGCCGAAGCTGTTGGGCACCGGCCGGGCCGCCCTGGTGGACGCCGGCATCGGCACGATCGCCGAGGCGATCGACCTGGACCTCACCGACGTCGCGCAGGTCGGCGCCGACCTGCGCTTCACCGCCACGCTGCGGCAGAAGCCGTCCGACAACTCTGCTCGCCCGGAAACCGGAATGAAGGAGCTTTGATGTTCACGGGAATCGTCGAGGAACTCGGTGAGGTCGTGCACCTCACCGACGCGGGGGGTGACTCGGCCGTGCTCGCGGTACGCGGGCCCGTCGTCACGTCGGACGCACGGCACGGCGACTCGATCGCGGTCAACGGGGTCTGTCTCACGGTCCTGGACAACGTCGACGGCGTCTTCACCGCCGACGTCATGGGTGAGACGCTGCGGCGCTCCTCGCTGGGGGCGTTGCATGCCGGCAGCGCGGTCAACCTGGAGCGGGCGGCCACCGTGGGCAGCCGGCTCGGCGGCCATCTCGTGCAGGGCCACGTCGACGGCGTCGCCACGATCATCGCCCGGGAGCCCGCCGACCAGTGGGAGGTGCTGCGCTTCTCCCTGCCGCCGGAGCTGTCCCGGTACGTGGTGGAGAAGGGTTCGATCACCGTCGACGGGGTCTCGCTGACCGTCATGGCGGTGACCACCGACACGTTCAGCGTGGGTCTGATCCCGACCACGCTCAAGCTCACCGTCCTGGGGTC is a genomic window containing:
- a CDS encoding riboflavin synthase, which gives rise to MFTGIVEELGEVVHLTDAGGDSAVLAVRGPVVTSDARHGDSIAVNGVCLTVLDNVDGVFTADVMGETLRRSSLGALHAGSAVNLERAATVGSRLGGHLVQGHVDGVATIIAREPADQWEVLRFSLPPELSRYVVEKGSITVDGVSLTVMAVTTDTFSVGLIPTTLKLTVLGSKDVGDPVNLEVDVIAKYVEKMLGGRHAG